The Archocentrus centrarchus isolate MPI-CPG fArcCen1 chromosome 12, fArcCen1, whole genome shotgun sequence genome includes a window with the following:
- the LOC115789800 gene encoding uncharacterized protein LOC115789800 codes for MVGKYLAMKTKNAGKSCTTAPDDPTPKAAFAQSPPQASNLWEKKKPGQCLMATGSIVMMVGIIYIALDWFLHRDNPDLLLKQMLGLFQVAVGLILLFTGFFLYENMRDDGSINKSMLHAFRVSPIMPIPSLIPVNLSEEVWQASESQPDGPAKDADAALPPYDAVDYANNAGFAQPGYGRSSPQKTGDEKGTNDETTCSNPPAYKDITPSSGKCSTL; via the exons ATGGTGGGAAAATACCTTGCAATGAAGaccaaaaatgctggaaaatccTGCACAACTGCTCCTGATGACCCCACTCCCAAAGCTGCATTTGCTCAAAGCCCTCCTCAGGCAAGTAATTTGTGGGAGAAGAAGAAGCCTGGGCAATGCCTGATGGCCACTGGAAGCATAGTAATGATGGTGGGTATCATCTACATCGCCTTGGATTGGTTCCTCCACCGTGACAATCCCGACTTGCTGTTGAAGCAAATGCTGGGCCTTTTCCAGGTCGCGGTCGGGCTTATTTTACTGTTCACTGGTTTCTTCTTGTATGAGAACATGAGGGATGATGGAAGCATCAACAAAAGTATGCTACACGCGTTCCGAGTTTCACCAATAATGCCAATTCCATCACTAATACCAGTGAATTTATCTGAAGAAGTGTGGCAGGCCAGTGAGTCCCAGCCTGACGGCCCTGCGAAAGATGCTGATGCAGCACTGCCTCCATATGATGCTGTGGATTATGCCAACAACGCAGGATTTGCGCAGCCAGGCTACGGAAGAAGCAG CCCACAGAAGACAGGAGATGAAAAAGGGACCAATGACGAGACCACCTGCTCAAATCCACCTGCATACAAAGACATCACCCCTTCCTCTGGCAAATGCAGCACTCTCTAA